The nucleotide sequence ACAGGAAGCGCACGCGTTGGCCTAGCACCGTGTCGGTGGTGACCGACGACGCCGGCACCCGCACCAAGCCTTGTCCAGAAAGTGGACAGCGGCGAGCTGCCGATGCGCTCCCCCAATCGTGACCAAACCGGTACGTTGGGCCCAAGCGTGGTCACCGGCAGCGGAATTGCCTAACGCCAGATGAGTTCTCGCAGATCGTCGCGTGCATCGCCGGCGAACCCGCAGGCCTGAAATCCCCGGCGAGCGGCCGTGGTGGCGACGCTCACGTCTATTGCACGTTCCCGCTGGAGGACAATGGGATCCGTGGAGTGGACGGGCGCACGCTATGCGGATAGGCCGACCGTGGAGGCCTCGACGTGGATTGACGCCGAGCCCGAACGGGTCTGGAGCCTCATTTCCGACATCGCGCTGATGCCGACGCTCAGCAACGAGCTGCAGGCCGTGGAGTGGGTTGGCGGCGCCAGCGAACCACGCGTCGGCGCCCGGTTCATCGGACACAACCAACACGAGGCGTTCGGGCAATGGACCAGCACATCCCAAGTTGTCCGATGCGATCCGCCCCGCGAATTCGCTTGGGCCGTCGGTGAACCCGACTATCCGGCCGCGGTGTGGCGGTTTCGTCTGGTCCCCCGCGACGGTGGCACCAACCTGACTTACCGGACGCAGATCGGGCCAGGGCGCTCGGGATTGTCCAACGCCATCGATGCGATGCCGGACAAGGAAGAAAAGATCGTCTTCGTGCGACTGCGGGAGTTCGAGGCGGCGATCGACAAGACCCTGGCCGCGATCAAGAGGTTGGCTGAGCACGGAGTGCGTTGATGCGTACGGCGACGACGGTCGAGCTGTCCGGCGGCAAGGACGGCAAGGACAGCAAGGATGTGGTCGACTTCGTCGTCGAGGCCGAAAAGCTCGGCCTACACACCTGCTGGGTGGCCGAAGCCTGGGGCAGCGATGCGCCATCGGCGCTCGGCTACATCGCGGCCCGGACCGACCGGATGCAGCTCGGTTCGGGGGTGCTGCAGCTTGGTACCCGATCCCCGGTGCTGGTCGCGCAAACGGCGATCACCCTGTCCAATCTGTCCTGCGGCCGTTTTCTGCTCGGGTTGGGGGCATCGGGCCCCCAGGTGATTGAAGGTCTACACGGCGTCGCTTTCGACCGGCCGCTGGCTCGGCTCAGGGAAACGGTCGAGATCGTGCGGCAGGTGTTCGCGGGCGGCAAAGTTACTTACTCCGGCAGCGAGTTTCAGATTCCCCGCCGGGGCGGGGAGGCACGGCCCATGCGATTGTCGACTCGTCCCGAGTACGACATTCCGATCTACCTGGCCGCATTGTCGCCGGCCATGTTGCGGCTGACCGGGCGGATTGCCGACGGTTGGCTGGGTACCAGCTTCGTTCCCGAAGGCGCCGGTGACGCGTATTTCACGCACCTGGATGCCGGGCTGGCCGCTGCCGGTCGCAGCCGAGCCGACATCGACTTCTGCCAGGGCGCTGAAGTGGCGTTCGTATCCGATGCCGAAGAGCTGCGGGACATGGTCGCGGCGCGCAAGACGGAACTCGCATTCAGCTTGGGCGGGATGGGGTCGGCGAGCACCAACTACTACAACCAGGCTTACAGCAGGCAGGGCTGGTCGGAGGTCGCGGCCGCGGTACGCGAGCGCTGGCAACGGGGCGACCGCGATGGGGCGGCCAGGCTGGTCACCGACGAGATGGTGCTGGCCACCACGCTGATCGGGACCGAGGAGATGGTCCGGTCCCGGCTGATGGCGTGGCGCGACGCGGGGGTGAACACGGTGCGGCTCTATCCCGCGGGCGACACGATGGACGCCAAGCTTTCCACGCTGGGCCGGGCCATCGAGTTGGTCGGTGCGGTCGGGTGACTCAAGCCACCTCGGTCGGGGCATCGGCGAGCTTCACCAGCTTCACCTCCGGCCGCGCCGGCACGCCGTCGGCGAGAAACCAGCGGAATGCGAGATTGCCGCGGGGATAGTCCAGCGCGGTCAGCGAGTTCGGGTGTGCGGTGACCCCGCGGGAGAGCACCACGGTCACCGAGCCATCGCTGTTGGCGATGGCGCTGTGGCCGTTGACCGAGCACCGGGCATCGGCGGCGCCACAGGTGGCCATGAACTGGTTCCACACCACCAGGTTCCAGAACCGGCACGACGGCGGTCGGTGCGTGATGACCAGCGCCTCGTCGTCGTCGAGCACAAAACTGCCGTAGGAGTAGCAGGCGTCGCGTGCCGACCAGCCGAAGTTGGCGTCGGGCACCTGGTAGGGGTCGGCGAATTGGTTCGCGGCGTGGGCGGTGTTGTGCCCAAGCGCGTGTTCGTCTGGCAAGTCCTGGTCCCGTGTCCCAACGGGCAGCGGCATGATGGCGAACATGGTGCGCAACCAGGTCGCAACCGACCGCAGGCCGGCAGCGGTCTGCGGATCTGCATGTCGGATCGGGTCGGGCTCGTCGAGCGCCTCGATGTGCCAGGTGATCGGGCGCCCGGTCAGTGGGTTGGCCTGGTAGTCGCGGGTCATCAACACCGCCGCGTCGGGGGTGGGGCCCAGTTCGAAGGAGAAGTTGCCGTCGGCGTCGACGTCGAGATCGCCATCGCGAACGATCGCAACGATCCGGTCTGACCACGCGCCCGGTGCTGGTTCGTTGTAGGCCGTCACCGAGAAGTACACGCTGTCGCCCTTGTTGCCGCTGATGCGGTAGCGGCGATCGGGGTCGACCGGGCACATGAAGTAGTAGGCGTCGGTGTTGTCGCCGCCCCATCGGCGGTCGCGGCGAAACGGCGTGTTCACCGCGACGAACTGGGGCCGACCGGGCTCGGGAAAGAGGTAGGCGTCGAAGGCGACGCCCAGCGTGGTGGCGAGCATGCGGTAGCCGTCGGCGACGTGACGGTCGTCGGTGACGGCGCGCTCTCCCTCGAGGAACGAGCTGTCCAGAGTGCGCAGGGTGTCCAGCAGCTCCTGCCACGCGGCGGTCGACTCGTATGTCATTGCGGGGTTCCTTTCCGGATTCCTTTCAGCAGCAACGTCGTCGTGCGGTCGATCCAGGCGTCCCCGACGCCGGGCTCGAGTTCGCCCGGGCGGGTCAGCAGACCGATCAGGACAATGCCGGCGATCGCCTCGGCCAGTTCGGCTGCGGTGACATCGGCCCGGACCTGGCCCCTGGCCGCGGCATTGTCCAGCCAGGTGGTGAGCCCACGCCCGAAGATCTCGCCGAATCGCACCAGCAGCGCGGAATGCAGCGTTGGGTCGGCGGCCATCTCGCCGATCAGCCCCGGCAGGGCCGCCTTGGCGGCCGGGGTGCTCAGCACGGCCGTCGTGCGCCGCACCATTTCGCGTAGATCGTCGGCCGGTGATCCGGTATCGGGGACGGCGGTGACGGCGTCGATCGGGAACACCGCCTCATGCACCAGGTGCGCCTTGCTGGGCCAGCGCCGGTAGATCGCGGGCTTGCTGGTGCCGGCGCGTTTGGCGATGGCGGAGACCAGCAGCCCGGCGTATCCGGTTTCGGCGAGCAGCTCGACCGTCGCGCGCAGCACGGCGCCGTCGATGCGCGGGTCACGGGGCCGGCCAAAATCAACTACCATTACGAAACTCAGAGTAACATAAGTTGCCATGACGAAAGCCGCGCTCGTGCGCCTCGACGATCTGTCCCGGCCCCGGTTCAGCGCCGAGGCTCAGCAGATCCTCGACATGATGGCCGCCCTCGCCCCGGACTGTTCGTTGGATTCCGACGCGCTGCACGCAAAGGCCAGCGCCGACACCGGGCTGCACGATTTCGGCGACGACGACTACCGGGAAAGGCTCGACGTCTATCTGGCCGCCCTGGCCGAGATCGACGGGATGCAGCCGGCCGGAGTGGTCAACTTCTATGGGCAGCTATTGCAGCTGCTGAAGAACCGGCTGTTGTTGAGCGAACTGCGCCACCGGCATCCGGAGATCGACGACATCGAACTGCAACCGCCGGTGGTGATAGCTGGTCTGCCCCGCACCGGCACCACCCACCTGCACAACATGCTCGCGGCGCCGACCACGTTCCGGACCATGCCGTACTGGGAGAGCGTGGAGCCGTTTCCCCTGCGCCAAGAGGCGGGGGTGGAGCCGGACCCGCGGCGGGTCCGCATGGATGTGGCGGTCGGGGTCATCAACACCGTGATGCCGCACTTTGCGCTGATGCACGAGATGACCGCCGACCACGTCCACGAAGAGATCCAACTGCTGGCCAATGACTTCTCGACGATGCTCTTCGAAACGCTTGGCCACGTTCCCCGCTGGCGCGATTACTACCAGACCCACGACCAGACGCCGCACTATCAATACCTGGCTACCCAGCTCAAGGCGATGCAATTCCTGCGTGGCGGCCGGCGCTGGCTGCTCAAGTCGCCCCAGCATCTGGAACAGGTTCCGGTGCTGGATCGGGTGTTCCCGGGCAGCATCGTGTTGTTCACGCACCGTGACCCGGTGCCGGTGGCGTTGTCGATGCTCGCGATGATCACCTACTCGGCCCGGATGCACCGCTGGCCGGTCCCGGTCGAGCGGATCGCCCACTACTGGGTCGATCGCCTCGACCGGATGCTCGCCACACTCGTGCGCGATCGCGACACCATCGGTCCCGAGCGCTCGATCGATATCCGGTTCGACGACTTCATGGCCGACGAGGTCGGCGTCGCGGAGCGGATATATGCGCTGGCCGGCGAGCCATTCACCGACTCGGTGCGCACCGCAACGGCCGGCTACCTCGCGGGCCATCAACGAGGCCGGCTGGGCGCCGTGCAGACATCCTGCGAGATGTTCGGGCTGACCGAGGAGAGTCTGAGGGAACGCTTTGCGCCCTACCTGAAGCGGTTCCTCGGTTAGCCGACCGGGACCCGCCGCGTCCACTACCTTCTCAACACATGAGCACTCTTCCCGCCCTCGATGGTGTCGAGCACAGGTTTGTCGATCTCGACGGTGGCATCACCATCCATGTCGCAGACGCCGGCCCCGCCGATGGCCCGGCGGTGATGCTGGTGCACGGCTTTCCGGAGAACTGGTGGGAATGGCACGAGCTGATCGGTCCGCTGGCCGCGGACGGGTATCGGGTGTTGTGCCCCGACTTGCGTGGCGCCGGATGGAGTTCGGCTCCGCGCTCGCGCTACACCAAAAAGGAGATGGCCGACGATCTGGCGGGTGTGCTGGATCGGCTGGGCATCGCCTCGGTGCGCCTCGTCGCCCACGACTGGGGTGGCCCGGTGGCGTTCATCATGATGCTGCGCTACCCGGCCAAGGTGACCGGATTCTTCGGAATGAACACCGCGGCGCCGTGGTTCCCGCGCGATCTTGGCATGGTGCGCGACATCTGGCGGTTTTGGTATCAGATCCCCATCATGCTGCCGGTCATCGGCCCCCGGGTGATCGCGGATCCCAAGGCTCGCTACTTTCGGGTGCTGACGTCTTGGGTCGGTGGGGGATTCACCATTGCCGACGAGGATGTTCGCATGTATGTCGAACGCATGCGCCAGCCCGGGCACGCGGTGGCGGGCTCACGGTGGTATCGCACGTTCCAGAGTTCGGAAGCGTTGCCCTGGATGCGCGGCGAATACGCCGACGCTCGGGTTGATGTTCCGGTGCGCTGGTTACACGGCACCGAAGACCCGGTGCTCACCCCGCAGCTGTTGCGCGGATACGAGGACCGCATCAGCGATTTCGAGGTCGAGTTCGTCGACGGGGTGGGCCATTGGATCGTCGAGCAGCGGCCGGATCTGGTACTGGACCGGCTGCGCGCGTTCCTTCGTATCGAGACTTAAACCGTTGCGCCACTTCTCGGCGCGTCGTGTGCGTGGTTTAAGTGTCGTGGAGGCGCGTGCTCGTCAGGGCTGGACCAGGATGCGGATCGGGTTGCCGTCCTGGCGTTCCAGCTTCTCGATACCCAACGGCAGGTCTTCAAGCGGGACGATCTCGCTGATGGAGCGCGAGAGATCCAGGCGCCCAAGTGAAACCAGCTTCGCCAGGGTTTCGATGTCGACGTTCTGGTAGCCGAGGTGACCGAGTACCTGCTTGTGGGTCAGCCCGAACATCGAGGTGGGGCCGACGGTCGGTGATTCGGCACTCATGCCAACACCGACCAGCCGGCCTCCGGCGGTCAGCGATCCGAGCGCCTGCTCGAAGGTGGCTTTGAGGCCGACCGCGTCGAACGCCACGTCGAGCATGCGGCCGCCGGTGATCTCGGCGAGCTTGTCGTGCAGTTGGTCGTCGCGGGAGTCGAAGGCGTAGTCGGCGCCTAGTTCTAGCGCACGGTCGAGCACCACGGGATTGATGTCCAAGGCGATCACCGGCACCGCGCCGACCAAACGGGCCAGTTGCACGATGTGGGTTCCGACACCGCCCACGCCCCACACCCCGACCGATTCCCCGACGGCCACTTTGCCGGTCCGCACCACCGCACCGAACGGTGTGGACACCGCATCGGCCAGAATCGCGGCTTGGTCGAGCGAAACGTTGTCGGGCACTCGGGTCAGACCGGCCGCCTGTGCCACGGTGTACTCCGCCCACGCCCCGTCGTAAGCGAACGCCATCAGCTGGATCCGCAGGCAATTCACGGTGTCGCCGCGGCGGCAGTTCGGGCAGCTCTGGCACGGCCGGCCGGCGGCCACCACAACGCGGTCGCCCTCCGACCAGCCGTCCACCTCGGGGCCGAGTTTGGCTATGGTGCCCGACGCCTCGTGTCCCTGGGTCACCACCGGTGCCTGGGTGGGGAAGGTGCCATTGATCAGACTCAGATCGGAGTGGCAGATCCCGCAGTAGGCCACTTTGACCAGGACCTCGCCCGGCCCCGGCTCCGGTATCGGAACATCTTCGAGTACAACTGTTTTGGAATCGGCGTAGAAGCGCTCGGCTCGCATCGTGGCCGCCATGTCGGACTACTCGACCCCGATTGTGACTTCGGTGGACTTGATGAACACCGTCGCCGGCTGGCCGACCGCGAGGCCGAGGTCGGTCGCGGCATCCTTGGTGACCGAGGAGGTGATGACCTGGTCGCCGCCGTCGAGCCGCACCTTCACAACCGCCATCACGGCGCCGAGATCCACCTCGATGATGGTGCCCTTGAGCTGGTTTCGGGTCGACAGCCGCATCGTTGGGTCCTCCGTCTACTAGAGCTACACAGTCGGGCACCGAGCCTAGTGCCGTGGGCCGACCAATGCGATGGACGCAGCCACCGCCGGTTCGACGATTTCCCGGATGTCTCGTCCGTCCTCGACGGTCAGCGCGGTCAGTTCACGCAAACCCCCCAGCAGGATCACCGCCAGCGGCCCGGGCACCGCGGGCAAGCCGGCCCGCCGGAATCCGGGGCTGGCGCTGAGCTCGACGAGCAGGCTGGTCAGCAGGTTCATCCCGTGCCTTTGGACGGGGTAGGAGATGGGCCCCAGGGAGGGGAATTCGCGGATCCAGCTCAAGGTGACTGCCAGCCGGGATTCGATGTGGCTCACGTAGGCCTCGACGGCTTGGCGAATCTGGGCCTGCCAGTCCGCCTCGGGATCGACGGCCGCGCGGATCCGCTTGGCGAGTCGCTCGTTGTCGGCCCGTAGCAAGTCCAGGAAGCACTGCTCCTTGCTTTCGAACCGGTCGTAAAACGTGCGTTTGGAGGTTCGCGCGTGGCGCACGATGTCGGCGACGGTGGTGGCGTGGTAGCCACGTTCGCCGATCGAGGCGACCAAGCCCTCGAGCAGGCGCTGCCGAAACGGGTCGCTGTCCAGGGCCGCCGGGCTGCTAGCAGCTGCCGTCACGAGCGCGCCTCCTCGGTCGACCCGAACTCCTTGTCAGGACTGGTACCAAAGAGTACCGTACTAGAAAAGCGAGTGGTACACGGTGGTACCAACCCCGTTTCGGGGGCGAGTGTTGGGAGCGATACCCCCATGAATCAAGCGATCTCCGACGCACCGGCAGTGCCGGCGGTCAAAATGGCGCAAGCGACCCGAATTCCGAAGTTGTTACAGGGCCTGGCCTTTGCCACCTCCCGGCGGCGGATGATGGACTGGCTGAGCCGCCGCAACGGCGACGTTTTCGCACTCAACGTCCCGATCTATGGCCACATCGTGGTGGTCAACGACCCGCAACTGGCCAAGCAGGTCTTCACCGCCAGCCCGGAGGACCTAGGCAACATCCAGCCCAATTTGAGTCGGATGTTCGGGTCTGGCTCGGTGTTCGGGCTCGACGGGGACGACCACCGCCGCCGGCGGCGGCTATTGGCGCCGCCGTTTCACGGCAAGAGCATGAAGAACTACGAAACCATCATCGAACAAGAGACCCTGCGCGAAACCGCCAATTGGCCTGAGGGGCAACTTTTCCCGACGCTGCCCTCGATGATGCGTATCACCCTCAACGCGATCCTGCGCGCGGTCTTCGGTGCCGATGGCGCCGAACTCGACGAACTGCGCCGGATCATTCCGCCCTGGACCACACTGGGCTCACGGCTGGCGTCGATGCCGAAGCCGAAGCGGCGATACGGCCGCTTCAGCCCGTGGGGTCGGCTCGCCGAGTATCGGCGCCAGTACGACGTGATCATCGACAGGCTGATCGACCAGGAGCGGTCGGACCCGAACTTCTCGGATCGGACCGACGTGCTGGCCCTGATGCTGCGCAGCACCTACGACGATGGTTCACGCATGTCGCGCAAGGATATTGGCGACGAGCTCCTGGCATTGCTGGCGGCGGGGCATGAAACGACGGCGTCCACGTTGTCGTGGGCGTTTGAGCGGGTGACCCGCCACCCTGATCTGCTGGCGGCCCTGGTGGCCGAGGCGGGCGATGCCGGACAGGCCGAAAATGCGGGGGGCGAGCTACGCCAGGCCACCATCCTGGAAGTGCAGCGAGCCAGGACGGTCATCGATTTCGCGGCCAGGCACGTCTATGCGCCGCAGTACCAGCTTGGCCAGTGGATGATTCCGCGCGGGCAATCGATCCTCGTCAACATCGCGCAGATGCATGCCAATCCCGACATTTTCCCAGACCCGCAGCGCTTCGATCCGCAGCGTTTCATCGGTGGTAGACCGTCCACCTTCGGGTGGATCCCGTTCGGTGGCGGAACCCGGCGGTGCGTGGGTGCCGCGTTCGCCAACATGGAAATGGACGTGGTGCTGCGAGCGGTGCTGCGCAACTTCACCATCGAACCGACCACCGCTGCCGGCGAGCGGCTGTTTTGCCGGGGTGTGGCCTACACCCCCAAGAACGGTGGCCGGATTGTGGTGCACCGTCGCTGATCCCGGGGCCGGGCTTCAGGGCCAGCGGCGCCGCGGCTATTGGCCGGCGGTGGCCCGTCGCGGCAGCTTCCACCCCGGCCGGATGAAGTGGCAGGTGTAACCGCTGGGGTAACGCTGCAGGTAATCCTGGTGTTCGGGCTCCGCCTCCCAGAAGTCCCCGGCCGGGCTTACCTCGGTCACCACCTTGCCGGGCCACAGGCCGGACGCTTCGACATCGGCGATGGTGTCCAGCGCGACTCGTTTCTGCTCGTCGTCGAGGTAGTAGATGGCCGACCGGTAGCTGGTGCCGCGGTCATTGCCCTGGCGGTTCGGCGTCGTCGGATCGTGGATCTGGAAAAAGAACTCCAACAGTGTGCGGTAGTCGGTGGCTTGGGGGTCGAAGATGATTTCGACGGCCTCGGCATGAGTTCCGTGGTTGCGGTACGTCGCGTTGGCGACGTCGCCGCCGCTGTAGCCGACTCGCGTCGCGATCACACCGGGCTGCTTGCGGATCAGGTCTTGCATTCCCCAGAAGCAGCCACCGGCCAGTATTGCCTTTTGCGGGCTCGTCATCGTGGTCCTCCTCGCCAGCCGGGTACTCCGGGTACCCCAGGGACCCAGGCCGTTCCCAGGCTACACTCCGGCGATGTGGTGTAACGGTGTCAGAAAGCTTGACGTGAGATCCGATGCCGGCCAAGAAATTCGCTTTTCCAGCAGATCGGTCTTGTCGTGAGTGGGCCGGAGTTTTCTCGCAGCGAACTGGCGGCGGCCTTCGAGAAGTTCGAGGACACCGTTGCCCGCGCGGCCGCGTCGCGGGATTGGGATGCCTGGGTGCAGCACTACACGCCAGACGTCGAGTACATCGAACATGCGGCCGGCACGATGCACGGCCGCGAGCAAGTGCGCGCCTGGATTTGGCAAACGATGACGACCTTTCCGGGCAGTCACATGGTGGCGTTCCCGTCGTTGTGGTCGGTCATCGACGAGTCCACCGGACGGATCATTCTGGAACTGGACAACCCGATGCGCGATCCGGGTGACGGCAGCGTGATCAGCGCGACCAACATTTCGATCATCACCTATGCCGGCGACGGCCAGTGGTGCCGTCAAGAAGATATCTACAACCCGCTGCGCTTTCTGCGAGCCGGGCTGAAGTGGTGCCGAAAGGCCGCGGAGCTGGGCACGATCGATGAAGCCGCCGCGAACTGGATGCAGCGGTACGGGGGCTCGCAATGAGTGCGGGGCCCAAACTCGTCATCGGCGCCAATGGGTTTCTCGGCTCGCACGTCACCCGCATGCTGATCGAGGATGGCGCGCAGGTACGGGTGATGGTGCGGCCCACCGCCAACACCCGCAGCATCGACGACCTGCCGGTCACCCGATTCCATGGCGACATCTTCGACACGGCCGTGGTGCGCGAGGCGATGCAGGGTTGTGACGACGTCTATTACTGCGTGGTCGACGCGCGCGCCTGGTTACGCGACCCGGCGCCGCTTTTTCACACCAACGTCGAAGGCCTGCGCAATGTCCTCGACGTCGCCAAGAACGCCGGCCTGCGCCGCTTCGTGTTCACCAGCAGCTATGCGACGGTGGATCGTCGGCATGGGCACGTGGCGACCGAGGAGGACCGGATCGGGTCACGGCGGGTCTCGTCCTACGTCCAATCCCGGGTTCAGGCCGAAGATCTCGTCATGGACTACGTGGCCCAACATGGACTGCCCGCGGTGGCGATGTGCGTCTCGACTACCTACGGCAGCGGCGACTGGGGCCGCACCCCCCACGGCGCCTTCATCGCCGGTGCGGTGTTCGGCAAGCTGCCGTTCCTGATGAACGGCATCAAGCTGGAAGTGGTGGGTGTCGACGATGCGGCCAGGGCGATGATCCTGGCCGCCGAACGCGGGCGCAGCGGCCAGCGCTATCTGATCTCCGAGCGGATGATCGCGTTGAAAGAGGTGGTGCGGATCGCGGCCGACGAGGCCGGGGTAGCACCGCCGCAACGGACGATCTCGGTGCCGATGCTCTATGCCCTGGGTGCGCTGGGCAGCTTGCGGGCGCGGCTCACCGGCAAAGACGCCGAACTCAGCCTGGAATCGGTGCGGATGATGCGCGCCGAGGCCGAGGTCGACCACGCCAAGGCGGTGCGCGAGTTGGGCTGGCAGCCGCGGCCCGTCGAGGAATCGATACGCGAGGCAGCGCGGTTCTGGGCGTCGATGCGCAAGAACACCCAAGGCGCCAGGACGGGACAGTCGGAGTAGCCGCGCGGGCTCGCGTCGCCCGAGCGGTGCGAACACCGGACCAAAGGTGGGAAGTCTGCAACGCCATCGAGCGTTGCAGACCAAAGACTCGGATCCGAGGAGGTACTGACCATGAGCCATCGAAAAGTTCTAGAGCCCTCGGCGGGGCACCCGATCACCATCGAGCCGACCAAGGGACGGGTTCAGGTGCGGGTCAACGGCGAGCTCATTGCCGACACCGCCGCGGCACTGGAATTGCGCGAGGCTACTTTGCCTGCGGTGCAGTACATTCCGCGTGCTGACGTGGTTGCCGACCGGTTGACCCGCACCGACACCAGCAGCTATTGCCCGTTCAAGGGTGATGCCAGCTACTACAGCGTGACCACCAGCACCGGCGACACCGTCGCGGATGTGATCTGGACTTATGAACAGCCCTATCCCGCGGTTGCCGAGATCGCCGGGCACGTCGCCTTCTACCCCAACAAGGCAGAAATCAGCGTCATACCGGATTAGCGCCGGCCGGGAACACCGCCGCGAAGGACTGGGTGTCGCTGTATTCCCGCAGCGAGACGATCAGCCCGTCCTTGGTCTCGAAGATGCAGACAAACGGGCTGTCGTAGCGCACGCCGGTGGCCGTCATGCCCTCGGACTGTCCCTCGATCACCACCGTTTCGCCCTCGTTGACGCAGCGCCGCAGGTCGATGTTGATCTCGAAGACCTTCTTGCGTTGTTCCACCGCGCGGCGCAGCGCATCCTTTTCGAACGCGCTGCGGGTGATGATGCTCCAGTAGGTGAAATCGTCGCTGAGCAGCGCGAAACCCTCGTCTAGATCCCCGCCCTCGCACATACTTTGCAGAAACATCCACGCCAGTTCTGCCTGCGGGTCATCGAACGGCGTCATCACGTAAGTCATCCTGTCTCGGAAGCCAGTTTGCGGTCAATTGACCGGGCCGTCGGAATACGGAGTTCTCAGGTGAAGATTGAGCGCACGGTCACGTTCGCTGGGGCCGCTGGGTTCGGGCACACCCTGGCGCCGCTTCGCCGCGGCCGCGGGGACCCGTGCTTTCGGGTCCCGGGGGACGGCACGATCTGGCGTACCAGCCTGCTGGGCTCCGGCCCCGTCGCCGCCCGGTTCAGCCGCTGCGCGCCCGATACCGCTCATTGCGAGGCCTGGGGGAGCGGCGCCGAGGAATTCATCGATCGGCTACCGGCGTTGCTGGGTGCCGACGACGACGCCGCGGATTTCGTTCCGCGGGATCCGACGGTTGCCGCCGCGCACCGACGGCTGCCGAATTTGCGGTTGGGGCGCACCGGACAGGTGCTGGAGGCGGTGCTTCCCGCGGTCATCGAGCAGCGGGTGCCCGGCGCGGAGGCGTTTCGGTCCTGGCGGTTGTTGGTCACGCGGTATGGGACCCCGGCCCCCGGTCCGGCGCCGGACGGGATGCGGGTGCCGCCGTCGGCGGATGCGTGGCGGGCCATTCCGTCCTGGGAGTTTCACCGCGCCAACGTCGATCCCGGGCGGGCACGGACGGTCGTGGGCTGCGCGCAGCGGGCGTCGGCACTGCAACGGCTTGTCACGCGGCCCGCGGGGGAGGCCCTGGCCGCGCTGACGAGCTTGCCCGGCGTCGGGGTGTGGACTGCCGCC is from Mycobacterium marinum and encodes:
- a CDS encoding SRPBCC family protein; its protein translation is MGSVEWTGARYADRPTVEASTWIDAEPERVWSLISDIALMPTLSNELQAVEWVGGASEPRVGARFIGHNQHEAFGQWTSTSQVVRCDPPREFAWAVGEPDYPAAVWRFRLVPRDGGTNLTYRTQIGPGRSGLSNAIDAMPDKEEKIVFVRLREFEAAIDKTLAAIKRLAEHGVR
- a CDS encoding LLM class flavin-dependent oxidoreductase; protein product: MRTATTVELSGGKDGKDSKDVVDFVVEAEKLGLHTCWVAEAWGSDAPSALGYIAARTDRMQLGSGVLQLGTRSPVLVAQTAITLSNLSCGRFLLGLGASGPQVIEGLHGVAFDRPLARLRETVEIVRQVFAGGKVTYSGSEFQIPRRGGEARPMRLSTRPEYDIPIYLAALSPAMLRLTGRIADGWLGTSFVPEGAGDAYFTHLDAGLAAAGRSRADIDFCQGAEVAFVSDAEELRDMVAARKTELAFSLGGMGSASTNYYNQAYSRQGWSEVAAAVRERWQRGDRDGAARLVTDEMVLATTLIGTEEMVRSRLMAWRDAGVNTVRLYPAGDTMDAKLSTLGRAIELVGAVG
- a CDS encoding DUF1214 domain-containing protein, giving the protein MTYESTAAWQELLDTLRTLDSSFLEGERAVTDDRHVADGYRMLATTLGVAFDAYLFPEPGRPQFVAVNTPFRRDRRWGGDNTDAYYFMCPVDPDRRYRISGNKGDSVYFSVTAYNEPAPGAWSDRIVAIVRDGDLDVDADGNFSFELGPTPDAAVLMTRDYQANPLTGRPITWHIEALDEPDPIRHADPQTAAGLRSVATWLRTMFAIMPLPVGTRDQDLPDEHALGHNTAHAANQFADPYQVPDANFGWSARDACYSYGSFVLDDDEALVITHRPPSCRFWNLVVWNQFMATCGAADARCSVNGHSAIANSDGSVTVVLSRGVTAHPNSLTALDYPRGNLAFRWFLADGVPARPEVKLVKLADAPTEVA
- a CDS encoding TetR/AcrR family transcriptional regulator yields the protein MVVDFGRPRDPRIDGAVLRATVELLAETGYAGLLVSAIAKRAGTSKPAIYRRWPSKAHLVHEAVFPIDAVTAVPDTGSPADDLREMVRRTTAVLSTPAAKAALPGLIGEMAADPTLHSALLVRFGEIFGRGLTTWLDNAAARGQVRADVTAAELAEAIAGIVLIGLLTRPGELEPGVGDAWIDRTTTLLLKGIRKGTPQ
- a CDS encoding sulfotransferase family protein yields the protein MTKAALVRLDDLSRPRFSAEAQQILDMMAALAPDCSLDSDALHAKASADTGLHDFGDDDYRERLDVYLAALAEIDGMQPAGVVNFYGQLLQLLKNRLLLSELRHRHPEIDDIELQPPVVIAGLPRTGTTHLHNMLAAPTTFRTMPYWESVEPFPLRQEAGVEPDPRRVRMDVAVGVINTVMPHFALMHEMTADHVHEEIQLLANDFSTMLFETLGHVPRWRDYYQTHDQTPHYQYLATQLKAMQFLRGGRRWLLKSPQHLEQVPVLDRVFPGSIVLFTHRDPVPVALSMLAMITYSARMHRWPVPVERIAHYWVDRLDRMLATLVRDRDTIGPERSIDIRFDDFMADEVGVAERIYALAGEPFTDSVRTATAGYLAGHQRGRLGAVQTSCEMFGLTEESLRERFAPYLKRFLG
- a CDS encoding alpha/beta fold hydrolase, encoding MSTLPALDGVEHRFVDLDGGITIHVADAGPADGPAVMLVHGFPENWWEWHELIGPLAADGYRVLCPDLRGAGWSSAPRSRYTKKEMADDLAGVLDRLGIASVRLVAHDWGGPVAFIMMLRYPAKVTGFFGMNTAAPWFPRDLGMVRDIWRFWYQIPIMLPVIGPRVIADPKARYFRVLTSWVGGGFTIADEDVRMYVERMRQPGHAVAGSRWYRTFQSSEALPWMRGEYADARVDVPVRWLHGTEDPVLTPQLLRGYEDRISDFEVEFVDGVGHWIVEQRPDLVLDRLRAFLRIET
- a CDS encoding zinc-binding dehydrogenase gives rise to the protein MAATMRAERFYADSKTVVLEDVPIPEPGPGEVLVKVAYCGICHSDLSLINGTFPTQAPVVTQGHEASGTIAKLGPEVDGWSEGDRVVVAAGRPCQSCPNCRRGDTVNCLRIQLMAFAYDGAWAEYTVAQAAGLTRVPDNVSLDQAAILADAVSTPFGAVVRTGKVAVGESVGVWGVGGVGTHIVQLARLVGAVPVIALDINPVVLDRALELGADYAFDSRDDQLHDKLAEITGGRMLDVAFDAVGLKATFEQALGSLTAGGRLVGVGMSAESPTVGPTSMFGLTHKQVLGHLGYQNVDIETLAKLVSLGRLDLSRSISEIVPLEDLPLGIEKLERQDGNPIRILVQP
- a CDS encoding TOBE domain-containing protein, translated to MRLSTRNQLKGTIIEVDLGAVMAVVKVRLDGGDQVITSSVTKDAATDLGLAVGQPATVFIKSTEVTIGVE
- a CDS encoding TetR/AcrR family transcriptional regulator: MTAAASSPAALDSDPFRQRLLEGLVASIGERGYHATTVADIVRHARTSKRTFYDRFESKEQCFLDLLRADNERLAKRIRAAVDPEADWQAQIRQAVEAYVSHIESRLAVTLSWIREFPSLGPISYPVQRHGMNLLTSLLVELSASPGFRRAGLPAVPGPLAVILLGGLRELTALTVEDGRDIREIVEPAVAASIALVGPRH